A DNA window from Trypanosoma brucei brucei TREU927 chromosome 10, whole genome shotgun sequence contains the following coding sequences:
- a CDS encoding diphosphomevalonate decarboxylase, putative, which yields MSDQCVTVEAPINIAFIKYWGKREGGETLILPTNDSFSITLSASPFRSKTSVELRDDIETDTLRLNGTEVDVGKTPRVQSMLLHLRSTCPEDLKNKKVNIVSENNFPTAAGMASSASGYCAMSAALIRAFKSTTNVSMLARLGSGSACRSAFGGFVIWNKGEKPDGSDCVATQFVDETHWPEIQVMCAVLKGAQKDVSSTKGMQQSLKTSPLMKKRISETVPERMKIASRAIKARDFATFAEIAMLESDDLQEICATTEPKITYATEDSYAMIRLVKAYNAKKGRTALAYTFDAGANCFLFVLKEDLPEAVAMLMEHFPTPFEKFFFGDRELLEKVKVVSLPDEYKKLIDHPKKPFEMLLQSPVGCGVKYLGPSESLIPPRV from the coding sequence ATGTCCGACCAGTGTGTCACCGTCGAGGCACCCATCAACATCGCTTTTATCAAGTACTGGGGTAAGCGTGAGGGTGGAGAGACGCTGATACTCCCCACAAATGACTCTTTTAGCATCACGCTCTCCGCAAGCCCGTTTCGTAGCAAAACCTCCGTGGAACTCAGGGACGACATCGAGACAGACACGTTGCGACTGAACGGCACCGAGGTTGATGTGGGAAAGACTCCACGGGTCCAGTCGATGCTCCTTCATCTCAGGAGCACATGCCCCGAAGacctgaaaaacaaaaaggtgaaCATCGTATCGGAGAACAACTTCCCAACTGCCGCTGGGATGGCCTCTTCCGCTAGCGGCTACTGCGCCATGTCGGCGGCGCTCATCCGTGCTTTCAAGTCCACCACTAACGTCTCAATGCTTGCTCGCCTTGGATCTGGCAGCGCCTGCCGCAGTGCCTTTGGGGGTTTCGTTATATGGAACAAGGGGGAGAAACCTGATGGTAGCGACTGTGTGGCCACACAATTTGTTGACGAAACGCATTGGCCCGAGATACAGGTGATGTGCGCTGTCCTTAAAGGGGCACAGAAGGATGTCTCCAGCACCAAGGGCATGCAGCAGTCCCTCAAAACGTCGCCTTTGATGAAGAAGCGCATCTCAGAAACCGTACCGGAGCGCATGAAAATTGCCTCGAGAGCTATAAAGGCGAGGGATTTCGCAACCTTTGCAGAGATTGCAATGCTTGAATCGGACGACCTGCAGGAGATATGCGCGACCACCGAACCGAAGATTACGTATGCGACGGAGGACAGCTACGCGATGATCCGCCTCGTGAAAGCCTACAATGCGAAGAAGGGCCGCACAGCACTGGCTTACACCTTCGATGCCGGGGCGAactgtttcttgtttgttcttaAGGAGGACCTTCCTGAAGCCGTGGCTATGCTCATGGAGCACTTCCCAACACCATTCGAGAAGTTTTTCTTCGGAGACCGCGAGTTACTTGAGAAAGTCAAGGTTGTATCGCTTCCCGACGAATATAAGAAGCTGATTGACCACCCGAAGAAGCCGTTTGAGATGTTACTGCAGTCCCCTGTCGGGTGTGGGGTGAAGTATCTCGGCCCCTCCGAGTCACTCATTCCACCTCGGGTATGA
- a CDS encoding transporter, putative, with translation MYCFVIGGLSVWSIPFLVDGPMELTNMTASMIMGGTTALTGIIGSIVGGVVVDKLGGSLGSSGTMKCQLFCVVMIAVSVPVGLAALFMEVTWLFTSLLVVSVFTLFAVTAPINSAILTVVPWDQRAYAVSYSVLLIHLLGDFPSPTLAGYLSDNAFSRGCPAHGNNTQCRNDIDNLCKWINKTGNSTDGHCVSKYQLRNALLVIFAFLGLAIPCWLAVYCIMLREASAPHSNADSEGSETGGNKKTEEAEKANS, from the coding sequence ATGTACTGCTTTGTAATCGGCGGCCTCTCGGTATGGTCAATACCTTTTCTAGTTGATGGGCCGATGGAGCTTACCAACATGACGGCATCAATGATCATGGGCGGTACCACAGCACTTACCGGTATCATTGGATCCATCGTCGGAGGCGTTGTAGTGGACAAACTTGGAGGGAGCCTTGGCTCTTCAGGCACTATGAAGTGTCAGCTTTTTTGCGTCGTCATGATTGCCGTCAGCGTCCCCGTAGGACTTGCTGCATTGTTCATGGAAGTTACTTGGCTGTTTACATCGCTTCTGGTGGTTTCGGTGTTTACTCTCTTTGCAGTCACAGCACCCATTAACTCAGCAATACTAACAGTGGTCCCATGGGATCAAAGGGCATATGCCGTGAGTTACTCCGTTCTTCTTATTCACTTGCTAGGCGATTTCCCGTCACCAACACTTGCTGGTTATCTCTCTGACAATGCCTTCTCGAGAGGATGTCCGGCGCATGGTAATAACACCCAGTGCAGAAACGACATTGACAATTTATGCAAGTGGATAAACAAAACGGGTAATAGCACGGATGGACACTGCGTCAGCAAGTATCAGCTACGTAATGCTCTTCTTGTGATATTCGCATTCCTTGGTCTTGCAATTCCGTGCTGGCTTGCCGTCTACTGCATAATGTTGCGTGAGGCGAGTGCACCTCACTCCAATGCGGACAGCGAAGGTAGCGAAacggggggaaacaaaaaaactgagGAGGCTGAAAAGGCTAATTCGTAG